A portion of the Microbulbifer agarilyticus genome contains these proteins:
- a CDS encoding acetyl/propionyl/methylcrotonyl-CoA carboxylase subunit alpha, with amino-acid sequence MIRKLLIANRGEIACRIIRTARRLGIATVAVYSDADANALHVQQADEAVHLGPAPAKESYLDIDKVLDAAKRTGADAIHPGYGFLSENAHFCRACEEAGIIFVGPPAGAIEAMGSKSAAKRIMEEANVPLVPGYHGQSQDPGILEGHANRIGYPVLLKAAAGGGGKGMRRVDKPDEFHAALEAAKREAQNAFSDDIMLIERYVVNPRHVEIQVFCDKQGKGVYLFERDCSVQRRHQKVVEEAPAPGLPTETRKKMGEAALRAAHAIGYVGAGTVEFLLDAGGSFYFMEMNTRLQVEHPVTEMITGQDLVAWQLAVAAGDPLPLAQDDLHIVGHAFEVRIYAEDPDNDFLPATGKLLRHQPPPETQSVRVDTGVQTGDEISVHYDPMISKLIVHGSNRREALAKLDRALQHYQIAGLRHNIEFLRRVINHTAFVNGRVNTHFIEDHEQEILQQEQQLRSQQCAAIAVFLAHRETRDQHRSAPKADTHSPWHSGNNWRNGLTVWRNQTVEVHGREIEIHFSGGEQNLHWRCNSAVDNQSGTVSALHGQGVAVLDGRRVNYSSVSHDNEGTVFVSGEQVDFKILPPDIGEGTDAAHGLEAPMNGTIVTLLVEPGAQVAQDEPLLVMEAMKMEHTLRAPADGTVTQFFCAPGELVDGGSLLIDFSSETVET; translated from the coding sequence ATGATTCGCAAACTGCTGATCGCCAACCGCGGCGAAATTGCCTGTCGCATTATCCGTACCGCACGCCGTCTCGGCATTGCCACTGTCGCGGTCTATTCCGATGCAGACGCCAATGCCCTGCACGTACAGCAAGCCGACGAAGCCGTGCACCTAGGCCCCGCGCCCGCAAAAGAATCCTATCTGGACATCGACAAGGTCCTCGACGCAGCCAAACGCACCGGCGCCGACGCCATTCATCCGGGCTACGGCTTCCTGTCAGAGAATGCGCACTTCTGCCGCGCCTGTGAAGAAGCCGGCATTATCTTTGTCGGTCCTCCCGCCGGCGCCATCGAAGCCATGGGCTCCAAGTCCGCCGCCAAGCGCATTATGGAAGAGGCCAATGTGCCACTGGTCCCGGGCTACCACGGCCAGAGCCAGGACCCAGGTATTCTCGAAGGTCACGCCAACCGCATTGGCTATCCCGTTCTGTTGAAGGCAGCCGCCGGCGGCGGCGGCAAAGGCATGCGCCGTGTAGACAAGCCAGACGAGTTCCACGCCGCACTCGAAGCCGCCAAGCGCGAAGCGCAGAACGCCTTCAGTGATGACATCATGCTCATCGAACGCTACGTGGTGAATCCGCGCCATGTGGAAATTCAGGTGTTCTGCGACAAACAGGGCAAAGGGGTTTACCTGTTTGAACGCGACTGCTCCGTACAGCGCCGCCATCAGAAAGTGGTGGAAGAAGCCCCAGCGCCAGGCCTGCCAACAGAAACCCGCAAAAAAATGGGCGAGGCCGCGCTGCGCGCCGCGCACGCAATCGGCTATGTCGGTGCCGGCACCGTGGAATTCCTGTTGGATGCCGGTGGCTCTTTCTACTTTATGGAAATGAATACCCGCCTGCAGGTAGAGCACCCCGTCACCGAGATGATTACCGGGCAGGACCTGGTGGCATGGCAGCTCGCCGTCGCCGCCGGCGATCCCCTGCCACTTGCACAGGACGACCTGCATATCGTCGGCCACGCATTTGAAGTGCGCATTTACGCGGAAGATCCGGACAACGATTTCCTGCCGGCCACCGGCAAGCTGTTACGCCACCAGCCGCCGCCGGAAACCCAATCCGTGCGCGTGGATACCGGCGTGCAGACCGGCGATGAAATCAGCGTGCACTACGACCCGATGATCTCCAAGCTCATCGTGCATGGCAGTAACCGCCGCGAAGCGCTGGCAAAACTCGATCGCGCGCTGCAGCACTACCAGATTGCCGGCCTGCGCCACAATATTGAATTTTTGCGCAGGGTGATCAATCACACCGCGTTTGTGAACGGCCGCGTGAACACCCATTTTATTGAGGATCACGAACAGGAAATCCTGCAACAGGAGCAGCAACTGCGTTCGCAGCAGTGTGCTGCCATTGCCGTGTTTCTTGCCCATCGCGAAACCCGCGATCAGCACCGCTCCGCCCCCAAGGCAGACACGCACTCACCGTGGCACAGCGGTAACAACTGGCGCAACGGCCTGACGGTGTGGCGCAACCAGACGGTGGAAGTACACGGGCGCGAAATCGAGATTCATTTTTCCGGCGGTGAGCAAAACCTGCACTGGCGATGCAACTCGGCCGTCGACAATCAGAGCGGTACCGTTTCCGCGCTGCACGGCCAGGGAGTCGCCGTACTGGACGGACGCCGGGTGAATTATTCCAGCGTATCCCACGATAATGAAGGCACGGTATTCGTCAGCGGCGAGCAGGTCGACTTCAAAATCCTGCCACCGGATATCGGCGAAGGAACCGATGCGGCACACGGACTGGAAGCGCCGATGAACGGCACCATTGTCACCCTACTGGTGGAGCCCGGCGCACAAGTCGCACAGGACGAACCGCTGCTGGTAATGGAAGCGATGAAGATGGAACACACCTTGCGCGCACCGGCGGACGGCACCGTGACCCAATTCTTTTGCGCACCGGGCGAACTAGTCGACGGTGGCAGCCTGCTGATCGATTTCAGCAGTGAGACAGTCGAGACCTAA
- a CDS encoding DUF4870 family protein, with product MSEQYPVEQQTERERSARDIATLVYLIQAISIFTAVPFFVGVIINYVKRGDVRGTLAESHFRWQIRTFWYSLLWFVIGWATVWILIGFVVWGISWIWVVYRVVRGWLNLADNRPAYS from the coding sequence ATGTCCGAGCAGTACCCTGTCGAGCAACAAACGGAACGCGAGCGCTCTGCCCGCGACATCGCCACTCTGGTGTACCTGATTCAGGCGATCAGTATTTTCACCGCGGTCCCCTTCTTTGTTGGTGTAATTATCAACTATGTGAAGCGCGGTGATGTGCGCGGTACCTTGGCCGAGTCCCATTTCCGCTGGCAAATCCGCACCTTCTGGTACAGCTTGCTGTGGTTTGTGATCGGCTGGGCGACAGTATGGATTCTGATCGGTTTTGTGGTCTGGGGAATCAGTTGGATTTGGGTGGTCTATCGCGTAGTGCGGGGCTGGTTAAATCTGGCAGACAATCGCCCTGCTTACTCTTAA
- a CDS encoding DUF945 family protein, translating into MKVLRFGLVAVTALLLLAALIAPRLIGPQVETVLQQQLNQQDNIELTGYQRGWFGAEAVTLLTGKDGKTETQSEIQHGPVLFTRSGLKVGALYAETRLTGKQLEPSLRHQLEAYYGPISQVLDDSPVVVETLVATNNRVINTLHLQPIDRNVADQQIQFAGGKIRLVTDYMGQQQDSRFELGEFVRMDGHREALYLQSASGDFTLAPTGAGTLQVKLPLVRTNNDSGPLELRDVVLDYTGELVAPQTLKVQTALNLPDIQSATPASSLTQQLHLPAVTYDDLHHFLYSLLLKPSAERSWPQVFERPLQAQQQLDIATANGPMQLQLDVDWKGVPRNQRVQNDKLFWLDSLEGSANISASEQALMQSPLIMQASALKQYGFLLEENGQLTMHLQLNKGVLAVNGQQLPADLFVLALMGGL; encoded by the coding sequence ATGAAAGTCTTACGTTTTGGCCTTGTCGCCGTCACCGCCCTGCTGTTACTGGCTGCCCTGATCGCCCCCCGCCTGATCGGGCCCCAAGTGGAAACTGTGCTGCAACAGCAACTCAACCAGCAAGACAATATCGAACTGACCGGCTATCAGCGCGGCTGGTTTGGCGCCGAGGCGGTGACCCTGCTCACCGGCAAGGACGGCAAGACCGAAACCCAGAGCGAGATCCAGCACGGCCCAGTACTGTTCACCCGCAGCGGCCTCAAGGTCGGCGCCCTGTACGCGGAAACCCGCCTGACCGGCAAGCAGCTGGAGCCCTCCCTGCGCCACCAACTGGAGGCCTACTACGGCCCGATAAGCCAAGTGCTCGATGACAGTCCAGTGGTGGTCGAAACCCTCGTTGCCACCAACAATCGTGTGATCAACACCCTGCACCTGCAACCCATCGATCGCAACGTGGCCGATCAGCAAATCCAGTTTGCCGGGGGCAAGATTCGCCTGGTGACCGATTACATGGGTCAGCAGCAAGATAGCCGCTTCGAACTGGGTGAGTTTGTGCGCATGGACGGCCACCGCGAGGCGCTGTACCTGCAATCCGCCAGTGGCGACTTTACTCTGGCGCCAACCGGCGCAGGCACCCTGCAGGTCAAATTGCCACTGGTGCGGACCAACAACGATTCCGGCCCTCTGGAACTGCGCGATGTTGTACTGGACTATACCGGTGAGCTGGTTGCACCGCAGACCCTCAAGGTGCAAACCGCCTTAAACCTACCGGACATTCAGTCCGCCACACCGGCCAGCAGCCTGACGCAGCAGCTTCACCTGCCTGCAGTCACCTATGACGATCTGCACCACTTTCTGTACAGCCTGCTGCTAAAGCCCTCCGCCGAGCGCAGCTGGCCGCAGGTGTTCGAGCGCCCACTCCAGGCGCAACAGCAACTGGATATCGCCACCGCGAATGGGCCCATGCAACTGCAATTGGATGTGGACTGGAAAGGGGTTCCGCGCAATCAGCGAGTACAGAACGACAAACTGTTCTGGCTGGACAGTCTGGAGGGCAGTGCGAACATTTCTGCGTCCGAGCAGGCGCTGATGCAATCGCCGCTGATCATGCAGGCAAGCGCGCTAAAGCAGTACGGCTTTTTGCTGGAAGAGAACGGCCAGCTGACCATGCACCTGCAACTGAATAAAGGTGTTCTGGCGGTTAACGGCCAGCAGCTGCCCGCGGACCTGTTTGTACTTGCGCTGATGGGCGGGCTCTAA
- a CDS encoding enoyl-CoA hydratase/isomerase family protein, producing the protein MTDKMLCEIDNEGVATVTLNRPEIHNAFDDDLIRQLGETFDKLANSGGVRALILASNGKSFSAGADLNWMKRMAEYSEEQNREDAAALAAMLHKLDQFPAPTIARVQGAAFGGAVGLVSCCDIAIATERASFCLSEVKIGLLPATISPYVINAIGARQARRYFVTAERFSAARAQEIGLVSEVVAEGDLDLTVQKLVNSITDNGPNAVTMAKQLAMSMSNRVINSELQGQTSALIAAVRVSPEGQEGLSAFLEKRAPSWMNTSED; encoded by the coding sequence ATGACCGATAAAATGCTGTGCGAGATCGATAACGAAGGCGTCGCGACGGTAACCCTGAACCGTCCCGAGATTCACAATGCCTTTGACGACGATCTGATTCGCCAGCTGGGCGAGACCTTCGACAAGCTCGCCAATAGCGGCGGCGTACGCGCGCTGATTCTCGCCTCCAACGGCAAAAGCTTCTCCGCTGGCGCCGACCTGAACTGGATGAAGCGCATGGCGGAGTACAGCGAAGAGCAAAACCGCGAAGACGCAGCGGCGCTCGCGGCCATGCTGCACAAACTGGATCAATTCCCCGCACCGACCATCGCGCGCGTGCAGGGTGCAGCTTTTGGTGGCGCCGTTGGATTGGTGAGCTGCTGCGATATCGCCATTGCCACCGAACGTGCCAGCTTCTGCCTGAGCGAAGTGAAAATCGGCCTGCTGCCCGCCACCATCAGCCCCTATGTGATCAACGCTATCGGCGCGCGTCAGGCACGCCGCTACTTCGTCACCGCCGAGCGCTTTTCCGCAGCGCGTGCCCAGGAAATCGGGCTGGTTTCGGAAGTGGTTGCAGAAGGCGATCTGGACCTGACCGTACAGAAACTGGTGAACAGTATTACCGACAACGGTCCCAACGCCGTCACCATGGCCAAGCAGCTGGCCATGTCCATGTCCAACCGGGTAATCAATTCGGAACTCCAGGGCCAGACCAGTGCACTGATTGCCGCCGTGCGGGTTTCCCCGGAAGGCCAGGAAGGATTGAGTGCGTTCTTGGAAAAACGCGCACCCAGTTGGATGAACACCAGCGAAGACTGA
- the alaE gene encoding L-alanine exporter AlaE, with protein MSPQSLSQATEAIPVSPPVMVLEDEQPVETTQSTNSQVNERRNRRTRWNEWLLDVFAMNSFSWAIAIPIELLLAGMSWSEHLKIRLLAVVFNSVIARPFSIYRGWVVKRFGRGGALHNYAVDTFVFLSFQLPLYTVNMILGGASMAEIATACITFAMIAGVLGRPYGIYLDFLRRIWARRSAAAHVTDGMNPASCGLK; from the coding sequence ATGTCGCCCCAGTCTCTGTCGCAGGCAACCGAAGCTATTCCTGTGTCTCCTCCCGTTATGGTGCTGGAGGACGAGCAGCCGGTTGAAACTACTCAGTCTACAAACTCGCAGGTCAACGAGCGCCGCAACCGTCGCACGCGCTGGAACGAGTGGCTGCTGGATGTGTTCGCCATGAACAGCTTTTCCTGGGCCATCGCCATTCCCATCGAGCTGCTACTGGCGGGTATGAGCTGGAGTGAACACCTGAAGATTCGCCTGCTGGCAGTGGTGTTTAACTCGGTGATCGCGCGCCCGTTCAGTATCTACCGCGGCTGGGTGGTGAAACGCTTTGGCCGCGGCGGTGCGCTGCATAATTACGCGGTGGATACTTTCGTATTCCTGAGTTTTCAGCTGCCGCTGTATACCGTCAATATGATCCTCGGTGGTGCGTCTATGGCAGAGATCGCGACCGCCTGTATTACCTTTGCCATGATTGCCGGCGTCCTTGGGCGTCCGTACGGGATTTATCTCGATTTCCTGCGCCGTATATGGGCGCGGCGGAGCGCGGCAGCACATGTCACGGATGGCATGAATCCAGCCTCCTGTGGCCTCAAGTAG
- a CDS encoding TIGR00341 family protein produces the protein MKLLAILTDPRDTDRVAAIAEARKAEEFRIEGPVQSGHQAMRLLTSDDKVQAFLDDLAPLVDGVAGARVLVIPVELSLPKPSDAQRKKEDTALAAREALYASAEKSARLDRDYVILVVLSTLVAAIGMLENNVAAVIGAMVIAPLLGPNMAFGLGTALADTALMRSALKTLVVGLSVAVGLSVVIGLIWPWGTLSNELLSRTYVGWDSVVLALASGAAAALSMTSGLSSVLVGVMVAVALLPPAATFGMMLGSGKWQLALGAGLLLAVNIVCVNLACKLVFLMKGIEPRTWWQKKSANKAMKIYIAVWVCTLLLLMAAIYLRDQFNLQ, from the coding sequence GTGAAACTGCTAGCCATACTCACCGACCCCCGCGATACCGACCGTGTCGCCGCGATTGCCGAAGCGCGCAAGGCCGAGGAGTTTCGCATCGAGGGGCCGGTACAGAGTGGCCATCAGGCCATGCGGCTGCTTACCAGTGACGACAAGGTACAGGCGTTTCTTGACGATCTCGCGCCGCTGGTGGATGGCGTGGCGGGCGCACGCGTACTGGTCATCCCGGTAGAGTTGTCCCTCCCCAAACCGAGTGATGCGCAGCGCAAGAAGGAAGACACTGCGCTGGCGGCGCGCGAGGCGCTGTACGCCAGTGCTGAAAAAAGTGCCCGTCTGGATCGGGATTACGTGATCCTGGTGGTGCTCTCCACGCTGGTTGCCGCTATCGGCATGCTGGAAAACAACGTGGCCGCAGTCATCGGTGCCATGGTGATCGCACCGCTGCTGGGGCCCAATATGGCGTTTGGCTTGGGCACCGCGCTGGCCGACACAGCGTTGATGCGCAGCGCGTTGAAAACACTGGTGGTAGGTCTTTCGGTAGCCGTGGGCCTGTCGGTAGTGATTGGCCTGATCTGGCCGTGGGGGACGCTCAGCAATGAACTGTTGTCGCGCACCTATGTGGGGTGGGACTCGGTGGTGTTGGCGCTGGCTTCTGGCGCGGCCGCCGCGCTGTCGATGACCTCCGGGCTGTCCAGCGTCTTGGTAGGGGTGATGGTAGCCGTCGCCCTGCTGCCGCCGGCAGCGACCTTCGGCATGATGCTGGGCTCGGGCAAGTGGCAATTGGCGCTTGGTGCCGGCCTATTGCTGGCGGTGAATATCGTGTGCGTCAATCTCGCCTGCAAGCTGGTGTTCCTGATGAAGGGGATTGAGCCGCGCACCTGGTGGCAGAAGAAGTCCGCCAACAAAGCCATGAAGATCTATATCGCCGTTTGGGTGTGTACCCTGCTGCTATTGATGGCGGCCATCTATCTGCGCGACCAGTTCAACCTGCAATAG
- a CDS encoding TonB-dependent receptor, whose translation MSLAFILTVAVNGFTEANEPRPSAEDDREAMEEVAVLGRQINLNGEAISASQGEVGPTEIGAWPLIRTGDLMEFVPGMVATQHSGSGKANQYFLRGFNLDHGTDFATFVDGMPVNMRTHGHGQGYTDLNFVIPETVQRLRYRKGPYYAEVGDFSSAGSAQFMLADTLPRGLAELSFGEHGYRRAVVVDSLTVSSSDVMLAAEWQGYDGPWTDIQESVHKLNLLGKVSSDLAGGRGHLAFMGYDNRWNSPDQIPARAVTQGIIDAYGSLDSTLGGNTQRYSLSGGWTGAVAAGELAVSAYAIDYDFTLWSNFTYALDFPGQGDQFQQRDDRRVYGFEAAQVWRRKAASWTLGLQGRRDDIDQIGLYRTVARKVTGTVREDQVVEDSLGLFAVNQYQWTDTLRSYLGLRYDHYDFSVNAGLAQNSGQRSDGEASLKASLAWQPWPVSEFYLSYGQGLHSNDARGTVIQVDPVSAETVDAVDPLVGSRGLELGSRLFVTDQLHATLALWQLVLDSELLFVGDAGNTEASRPTDRQGAEAGLYWFASEQISAELEFSYTDAQFAGSDPAGNEIPGAIPLVASAAINYSGDSGWFASLHLRHFGAYPLLEDGAVESAGSSLVNLRFGRDLRRWRLQLDLLNALNSNDHDVDYFYASRLPGEDPEGVEDLHYHIFEPRTLRASLRYQF comes from the coding sequence ATGTCCCTAGCTTTCATTTTGACCGTCGCCGTTAATGGATTCACCGAAGCCAACGAGCCACGTCCCAGTGCCGAAGATGATCGAGAAGCCATGGAGGAAGTGGCGGTACTCGGCCGGCAGATCAACTTAAACGGTGAGGCGATCTCTGCTTCGCAGGGTGAAGTCGGGCCGACAGAAATTGGCGCTTGGCCGCTGATCCGCACCGGCGACTTGATGGAGTTTGTGCCGGGCATGGTGGCCACACAGCACTCCGGCAGCGGCAAGGCCAACCAGTATTTCTTGCGCGGGTTTAACCTCGATCATGGCACCGACTTTGCCACCTTTGTCGACGGCATGCCGGTGAACATGCGCACCCACGGCCACGGGCAGGGCTACACCGACCTCAACTTCGTTATCCCGGAAACGGTCCAACGGCTGCGTTATCGCAAGGGGCCCTATTACGCGGAAGTGGGGGATTTCTCTTCTGCGGGTTCTGCGCAGTTTATGCTGGCGGACACCTTGCCCAGGGGCCTCGCCGAACTGAGTTTCGGCGAGCACGGCTATCGTCGCGCGGTGGTTGTAGATTCGCTGACGGTGTCGAGTAGTGATGTGATGTTGGCGGCAGAGTGGCAGGGCTACGACGGCCCCTGGACCGATATTCAAGAGTCGGTACATAAACTGAATCTGTTGGGCAAAGTTTCCTCTGATCTCGCCGGCGGTCGCGGGCACCTGGCGTTTATGGGATACGACAACCGCTGGAACTCACCCGACCAGATCCCCGCGCGTGCAGTGACCCAGGGAATCATCGATGCCTATGGCTCCCTGGATAGCACGCTCGGCGGCAATACGCAGCGCTATAGCCTGTCCGGTGGCTGGACGGGTGCGGTCGCTGCCGGCGAGCTTGCCGTCAGTGCCTATGCCATCGACTACGACTTCACTCTCTGGTCGAATTTCACCTATGCACTGGACTTCCCCGGCCAGGGCGACCAATTCCAGCAGCGTGATGATCGCCGTGTGTACGGGTTTGAGGCTGCGCAAGTTTGGCGGCGCAAAGCGGCCAGCTGGACCCTGGGCTTGCAGGGCCGCCGTGATGATATCGACCAGATCGGCCTGTATCGCACCGTTGCCCGCAAAGTCACGGGAACGGTGCGCGAAGATCAGGTCGTGGAGGATAGCCTGGGGTTGTTCGCGGTTAACCAGTACCAGTGGACCGACACGCTGCGCTCTTACCTGGGGCTGCGTTACGACCACTACGATTTTTCGGTGAATGCCGGCCTTGCGCAAAACAGCGGGCAACGCAGTGATGGCGAGGCATCGCTCAAGGCAAGCCTCGCCTGGCAGCCATGGCCCGTGTCTGAATTCTATTTAAGCTATGGTCAGGGGCTGCATTCCAATGACGCCCGCGGTACGGTCATTCAGGTAGACCCGGTTTCGGCGGAGACGGTAGATGCGGTGGACCCGCTGGTTGGGTCCCGTGGGCTAGAGCTCGGCTCGCGGCTGTTTGTCACCGACCAGCTGCATGCAACCCTTGCCCTGTGGCAGTTGGTGCTGGATTCAGAGCTGCTGTTTGTGGGCGATGCGGGCAATACCGAGGCCAGCCGCCCCACGGATCGACAGGGGGCGGAGGCCGGACTCTACTGGTTTGCTTCGGAGCAGATTAGTGCCGAGCTGGAGTTCTCCTACACGGATGCGCAATTTGCCGGTTCCGATCCAGCGGGGAATGAAATCCCCGGTGCCATTCCCCTCGTGGCCAGTGCGGCCATCAACTATAGCGGTGACAGCGGCTGGTTTGCGTCGCTGCATCTGCGCCACTTTGGCGCCTATCCCTTGTTGGAGGATGGCGCGGTGGAGTCGGCGGGCTCCTCGCTGGTAAATCTTCGCTTCGGGCGCGACCTGCGTCGCTGGCGGTTGCAGTTGGATTTGCTGAACGCGTTGAATTCGAATGACCACGATGTGGATTACTTCTACGCATCGCGTCTGCCGGGCGAGGACCCCGAGGGGGTGGAGGACCTCCACTACCATATCTTCGAACCGCGTACCCTGCGTGCGTCGCTGCGCTACCAATTCTGA
- a CDS encoding hydroxymethylglutaryl-CoA lyase, with amino-acid sequence MSLPDKVKMVEVGPRDGLQNEKQPISVATRVQLIDLLSDSGLQVIEAGSFVSPKWVPQMAASEEVLAGIRRAPGITYSALTPNMVGYERARDAQADEVAVFGAASESFTRKNINCSIEESLERFRPLAEQARIDGIPVRGYVSCVLGCPYEGDIPAAKVAEVSRALLDMGCYEISLGDTIGVGTPEKARHMIETVARQVPLEKLAVHFHDTYGQALANIYAALQAGVSVVDSAVAGLGGCPYARGASGNVASEDVLYMLDGLGIHTGVDLARLAKAGNFISRALERESNSKVARAISGESGCIEGD; translated from the coding sequence ATGTCACTGCCCGACAAGGTAAAAATGGTCGAAGTCGGTCCACGCGACGGACTGCAAAATGAAAAGCAGCCGATTTCGGTAGCGACCCGCGTGCAGTTGATCGACCTGCTGAGCGACAGCGGCCTGCAGGTCATCGAGGCAGGCAGCTTTGTCAGCCCAAAGTGGGTGCCGCAAATGGCCGCCAGCGAAGAAGTCCTTGCTGGTATCCGGCGCGCCCCCGGCATTACCTACAGTGCGCTCACCCCCAACATGGTCGGGTACGAGCGCGCCCGGGACGCCCAGGCCGATGAAGTCGCGGTATTCGGTGCAGCCTCAGAAAGCTTTACCCGCAAAAACATCAACTGCTCAATCGAAGAAAGCCTCGAACGCTTCCGCCCGCTGGCCGAGCAAGCTCGCATAGATGGCATCCCGGTGCGCGGCTATGTGTCCTGTGTGCTTGGCTGCCCTTACGAGGGCGATATTCCCGCGGCAAAAGTTGCCGAGGTCAGTCGCGCCCTGCTGGATATGGGCTGCTACGAAATCAGCCTCGGCGACACCATCGGCGTCGGCACCCCGGAGAAAGCGCGCCACATGATCGAGACGGTCGCCCGGCAGGTACCGCTGGAAAAACTCGCGGTGCACTTCCACGACACGTATGGTCAGGCGCTGGCAAATATCTATGCAGCGTTGCAGGCCGGTGTGAGCGTGGTGGATTCCGCGGTCGCCGGCCTCGGTGGCTGCCCCTATGCGCGCGGCGCCTCGGGCAATGTAGCCAGCGAAGATGTGCTCTATATGCTCGACGGACTGGGTATCCACACCGGTGTGGACCTGGCGCGACTGGCCAAGGCGGGCAATTTTATTTCCCGCGCATTAGAGCGCGAGAGCAACTCGAAAGTAGCGCGCGCCATCTCCGGTGAGAGCGGCTGTATCGAAGGGGATTAA
- a CDS encoding response regulator, which produces MNMTMTYCRPAGSRVVGANTINARPVVARTCIAAALIALAPTAAYAFPGQALLLDTGVPLFWLLLVGAAFVGVVTLYMRLRAQLQASGESAAVRVSDLQAENAKLFRQVQTRVHELMERDKLLEEVKLSVAQSEEEHRDFLSMTGHRMRKPLETLVSTMSLLSRGGNDETRHLADAALGQCRTLRSNIEEIQRAGQGTPEGVGAAAQVPAVAAQSVEEAHQPLNILLVENDGHASLRRRLEAGGHEVRCESNGIDGAEAALKAKYDLVLIDVRLPLIDGVETARKMRGDYSNDNLLIFGMLDSLNKGDREHYMAKGLTGVLPSEPSEAQLAQLLSWVEQKAQGKPATSKTSRANKVLNSSTLERQRDTLGHLAFAELLGERLASLPKKITAFTSALTGRHWLDAQHQAQAIAAEAESIGLEVVAGRLKALSARLSIDSERDYCRHQRTEILGLMRSSIQQLKSWREKNVHTEWALR; this is translated from the coding sequence ATGAATATGACCATGACCTACTGCCGCCCGGCGGGTAGCCGCGTTGTCGGTGCCAACACCATAAATGCTCGCCCTGTCGTCGCCCGTACCTGTATCGCCGCTGCGCTGATCGCTCTCGCGCCGACGGCTGCATACGCCTTTCCCGGCCAGGCACTATTGCTTGATACCGGGGTCCCCTTATTCTGGTTATTGCTTGTGGGAGCCGCATTCGTCGGCGTGGTTACGCTCTATATGCGGTTGCGTGCCCAGCTGCAGGCGTCCGGGGAATCCGCTGCTGTCCGTGTCTCTGACTTGCAGGCAGAAAACGCCAAGCTGTTTCGCCAGGTGCAGACACGGGTTCATGAGCTGATGGAGCGGGACAAGCTGCTGGAGGAGGTCAAACTCTCGGTAGCCCAGTCCGAAGAGGAGCACCGGGATTTCCTGTCCATGACTGGGCACCGTATGCGCAAGCCCCTGGAAACTCTGGTCAGTACCATGAGCCTGCTCTCCCGTGGCGGTAATGATGAGACCCGGCACCTGGCGGATGCGGCCTTGGGGCAGTGCCGTACCCTGCGAAGTAATATCGAAGAGATTCAGCGAGCCGGCCAAGGGACTCCCGAGGGCGTAGGCGCCGCTGCCCAGGTACCCGCCGTTGCGGCACAGAGTGTTGAGGAGGCGCATCAGCCACTGAATATTTTGTTGGTGGAGAATGATGGGCACGCCAGCCTACGCCGGCGGCTAGAGGCCGGCGGTCATGAGGTACGCTGCGAGAGCAATGGCATTGATGGCGCCGAGGCAGCCCTCAAGGCGAAATACGACTTGGTGCTAATTGATGTGCGCCTGCCGCTGATTGATGGTGTGGAAACCGCGCGGAAAATGCGTGGTGACTATTCCAATGACAACCTGCTTATTTTCGGCATGCTCGACAGCCTGAATAAGGGTGATCGCGAGCACTATATGGCGAAGGGCTTGACCGGCGTGTTGCCGAGCGAGCCTTCCGAGGCGCAGCTGGCGCAGTTGCTGAGCTGGGTGGAGCAAAAAGCCCAGGGCAAGCCGGCCACGAGTAAAACGTCTCGCGCCAACAAAGTACTGAATTCAAGCACGCTCGAGCGGCAGCGGGATACCCTCGGACATCTGGCGTTTGCCGAGTTACTTGGGGAGCGCCTTGCCAGCCTGCCCAAGAAGATTACCGCCTTTACCAGTGCTCTCACTGGCCGGCACTGGCTCGACGCCCAACATCAGGCACAGGCGATTGCCGCCGAAGCGGAAAGCATAGGGCTCGAGGTTGTCGCCGGGCGCTTGAAGGCCTTGTCTGCTCGTCTTTCCATCGACAGCGAACGCGATTACTGCCGCCACCAGCGCACCGAGATCCTCGGGTTGATGCGCTCTTCCATTCAACAGCTGAAATCCTGGCGCGAGAAAAACGTCCATACCGAGTGGGCGCTGAGATAA